The genomic window CCTTTGGTGATCTCCCTTTCAGCCATCTGTCATGCCAGAAGGAGATTTTGTTGCCTTTTGCCGTTTCCTACCTTATCGAGGTGCAATTTCAGAACAGATTTTGATCACTGTCCGCATGCTTTCATCCAATACATGTTAAGTCACTGATGACGATGTACACAGTACAcatttttatttccaagtgttatTATGATAAGTAAGTATGGTGTGATTTTCTGAAGAATGATATTAACTCTGCTTCAATCATAAGGTAGAATGTGATTCAGTCGAGTAAGAGTGTGCATTGTTTGACATCTCTACCGAATTGTTCTATTTTTGTTGGCTGGGCTCCAGTAATGCATGCGGATGGATATGTACAGAAATGGTCAAACTTGTAGTTCGGCGCGCAAAGCTCAGAATTGTGTGATGGCATGTAATATAAAGAATGAAAAAAAATACCCAGTTATTCCGGAGCATTCTCAGAACTTTCTTAAGTTAAATTTTGTTTTTTCCTTCTCATAATAGTTAGCTAGCTCAGCAGGTACATGTTCTGATTTCAAACATGAGAAGAGAAACAGGGCATAGCAAAATCTAAAATTCAGGAGCGGCAATCTTGACTTTGTTTGTCACAAAAGAAATTCAAGGCTGGCAATGTTGACTTTGTCAAATTCGACGCCCCTCTGCCAAACAGTCACATAAGACTGCCCTCCATGCATTGCTTCTCTGTAGAAGCTCCATGCCTATATAGATGTGTTGCAGCCCCTTCTCCCTTCACACAAACATTTCATCGCCTCCTCAAGCAGCATCAGCTACTACCACCGACTCTTACTCACACAGCTCGTTCTGTGCAGCAAATAGCTAGTCAACGATCATCCGCTCTGTTCGTTTGAGCTTATAAGCTAGAATTAGTCTTATTTTTTCAGtcatagaatagtatttttctctcacaacaaatcagccctaTAAATCAGCCACAGCAGCGATAAGTCCTGCCAAACAAGGCCCATGGCGTCCCAGGCCATCGAGAGCCACCGTGCCGGCGCTGAGGTCGTCACCGGAGGAGACGCCATCTGCAGGAAGAAGTCAATCGAGCTGCTGGAGGAGCTCGGCCTCCCCAAGGGCTTCCTGCCCCTTGAGGACATCCAGGAGTTCGGGTACAACCGCCAGACAGGGTTCATGTGGCTGGTGCaggggaagaagaaggtggaACACACCTTCAAGAAGATCAAGCAGACCGTGTCGTACGCTTCCGAGGTGACGGCATTCGCTGAGAAGGGCAAGCTGAGGAAGATCACCGGCGTGAAGACAAAGGAGCTGATGCTCTGGCTCAGCGTCGTCGAGGTGTACGTCCCTGAGGCCTCGCCGGAGAAGGTTACCTTCAAGACCGGCACTGGCCTCTCCGACACCTTCGATGCCTCTGCCTTTGCATTGGGAGAGTAATTAGCAGTCACAGAAATGGTTGGCTTCAAAAAATGTTGAGTGCATAATCTTtcttttgtattttttttagaaTCCTTTCTTTTGTATTTGTAAACTTCCATGTATGCATCACGTATCTGTGACGTTTGTACCCCGGAGTATTCATACTCGTTCATGGGCCAGGCCCATTGCAAACCTTTCTACGCAATTTCTTGTTTTGCACTGTATATAATCattataaaaataaaaagctcTCGAAGCGGGCCCTCACAGATGAGGTTTTTATATTGGGGCAGGTCCCTTTTTATTTTAATATACATCAAGTGCAGCTCACTCTACGGGATGGTAAAACAAAAAACGAAATTATTTTTGACAATTATAAATATaaaaactttatgaaatcttATTCAGAGGAATTTATTAGCGTCAACTTTAGAGTCAATTGCAATATTGTGATGGCAAGAAAGAACACATCGTCTTTGCCTGCCGTACGTTAGAGTCAGGCAATGGTCTTCCTCGTCTCCCATGGGTGGCCTTATGTATTCGAGAGAATTCTTTATTTGACACTGGAAAAATGAGTCGTTCTTTTCtttgccctgaaattttcttcattccctatttgacactcacttcaactttcattcctaatttgacactaccgtcaaatccgttagctaacggtgttaactggttgttaaaaagacgtttttgcccctagaaaaaaaagtggcgaagcaaatttgagaggaaaaaaaacctgcgcccgcctctgatgcatgcgcccagctgcaaAAAAAGGTCCAGGTTTTTttccctctcaaatttgcttcgccgctttttttataggggcaaaaacgtctttttaacagccagttaacaccgttagctaacggatttgacggtagtgtcaaattagggatgaaagttgaagtgagtgtcaaatagggaacgaagaaaatttcagggctaagaaaggaacgactcattttcccagtgtcaaataaggaattctctctatgTAGCATATCCGTACGTTGTTATGGGACAgtaaaacttttgtactaaaaacacaaggATCACACGATAAAATAATAATACTGTGAAAATATTAAAGTAacatttaatctaaaaagcaaaattcgtGAAATTAATATCGTCACGGAGTGCACGGCGTCGTAGGCTCACCGACTCGGTAAGGGCCGAGCGACAACCTTGCCCATACCTATAACAATCCAAAACTTAATGCATTAATTATGAATTTACGAGTAATCAAGTATGTTTTAGAGAAAGAATAATTGATGTGGTAAAGATAGAAAGGATAAATAGATCAACAGAACTATCAGAATTGTCATGAACTCTTTAAGGTTTTTTCTAAGCAGCTAGTTCTCAGTTTACTATACACTGTCAAATGATTTGTGCATCCACCGGATAGCAATTTGGACACTAATAGACTTCGATCACATTAGAGAAGTTGCCGATGCTAGACCTTAATCTTTGTCCAAAAAAATACAAAAGATATGCCCTATAGCAATCGTCACCTATGTGGCCGGTATACAGTAGTCACCGATGGTACTTCTCCTTATCCTTAGTTGCTCTTAGAGGCTGCAACTTAACGTCATCATTGAAATTGTAACATTCAACATTCAAGAAGAGAAGCACTACTGCAACATTCAAGCGGGGTATCAGCATGCTGCAAAAAAACATTGAATCACAAGGAATCTGATAGAGCAGGGAAAGCTTGCACGGGTCAGACGAGAAGAGAAACACTAGACATGATGGGCTGTTATGTGGGCTGAGCATGTCAGAGCTGTAGTTGCTGCTTGCCCGACTGGAGCCACGAAAGAGGGAGCCGCCCCTGTGATGCCGATGAAGAGGGGAAGGTTGAAGTAGCTAAATCAGGGGCCACACTGCCGCCAGGGGCTGCCGAGCACGCGGGTTTGGCCAGGCTGTCGTCGGGGGCCACGGAGCTCAATGGCCTAGCTGCACCTTGTCGAGTTAGGGAGGAGGAAAGGGTGTACCTTGTCGATCTGCTCGCTCCTCATCTCGCTCGATCTGCTCGCCCCTCATCTCGCTCGAGGCTCCTCCTGCCTATCGACCGGATCTGAGGGGGCACTGCCGCCGCTAGTGCCGCTGCGGGGTGGCCACGCCATCGCCCCTACACCTTGCCGCGCCTGTCCTGGGAGTCGTCGCAGGTGCCGGTGGCGCGATGGGACAGGCCAGACCTAATGGCAGAACGTAGAACCCCGGCGTCTGATGCTGAACCTTCCCAGCCAGTGGAAACATAAACAAAGTTCAGGTCAAAGTCACATGCAAGCATCACATTTTGAGAAAGAGTTACTTTTCTATTCCGATACGGTGCTGCTTTACTTGCATTGATTGTGATTGGAACATGAGTCCCATCTATCGCTCCTAAGCACTTCTGTAAGGGAGAAAAGATGTGCTATTTGTAATTAGTATATATGTAAGAAAAATATAAGAATTTTGAAACAGTAcatatatttattatatatacCTAAAAGTAAGGTGCAAAATGTGGATTGGTCGATATTTTTCAATGGGTCTCAGATGATGGGGGCTTCACAAAATCAAAAGCCAATGAAGAGATTGCATCAAAGGCTGCTGCGATATGTCTATGTATTGTCTCTCCACTGTGCTGAAACCTATCACACAATGCAGTAAAACTTGCATTTCGCGCAAGCATGTACATGAACATTGCTACTTGTTCTTCTACAGAAAAGCCCTATTGAACTAAGGTAATCTGCAAGTGCTTTAAAAATCCATGGCTCCATACGCAAATTATGATAAGAACAATGTGGATGGCCCTCAAGAAGTTCACGTGTATATTCTGAACCACTAAGCTTTGAAGTGTAACATGGAGTTCTCGTTCTAGTTCTGATAGAAGCTAAATATAGTACCGGAAAAATAAGCATCAtcatttcatcttcttcttctttctcagaTACAGTTTCAGTCCTTTTATTATAATCCATATCCACTGACTGGACATATCTATCTGAATTACCTAACGAACCAGGCCATGAGAATTGAGAAAAGGGGACATTGCAAAGCAAAGCATGACCAAACAACCTATATGTAGCACACTGCACACTTCCTCTGAAGTTATACACGTGAATGCAAAACAATAAGAATGCAGGCTGCAGTGTTATCCTAGGCTAGTGTGTCTCTACACAAAATGcacaagtactccctccgtttccgTTTTCAAATATATGACGTTTATAACAAGCTAATTACTTCATAATATATATCTGAAAAATGAAAATGGAGGGCAGGAGGGGATAGTGAGCTACTTCATAATATATGTATCTTAGATATGTTGTGTGTACTTGCACTCTAGATTAGTTTCTTTCCCTTCCACCTCTTCTAATCGCATATACGTATATGCAGTCATGCACGCACACTGCAGATGGCTTGCACACATGTTGCTTCAATTTGTTCTTCTCGTGAGAAGCTGCATGCTTCTGTCAGGACCAAAATACTCGGCGTCTATGCGGATACCTGCCCAATTATTCAACCGTGCATTAGAGAAACATACAGAGCTGCCATAGAAACATACAGAGATGAATTATTCAACTTCAATTTGGTTTTAATTTCAACCGTGCTATTTCACTCCTCGTTCAGATAGGTTTCACACATAATCAGCAAGTGCAGGCAAAGAAGCATGTGCAACACATCCAGATTAGCTCCTCATTCAGATAGGTTTCACACATCCAGCATCCAACGCAAGAAGAAGATATGGGGATTAGGAGAGGAAGGTACCTGCCGCGCGGCCGTCCTAGCCCCCACGCGATGCAGCCAGGGCCCGTCGTGCCCGCGCATCTGGCTGTGCCAAGGCCGAGCTCGCAAAGCTTCGCTGGAGATGGGAGGCCGTCGTGAGAGGGAGCGCCGCCGTCACCGGCgagggaggagcgccgccgcggcCGGGAGGGACGAGCGCCGTTGGCCGTTGGGGGGAGGGAGCGCCGTCGGGCGTCGGGTCATGAGAGAGACGAGGGgggatttttcttttttattagcCGTGGTATCGCAGGGGTCGGGGTggacagacggacgaaccaaaacaaatatcgcaggggtcgatgcatgattattgtttccttccatgcatgtggcctcagatgatcgatttgtttccttcaaagcaggcggggatcctTTAAAGAACATCAACGTACCTCCCTTCCAGAGCAACATGATTtcgatgcatgattattgttttcttccatgcatgtggcctcaggtgattgatttgtttccttcaaagcaggcgagTATCACAGGCGTGGCCAGACGGACGAATCAAAACAAATGCCGCACAAAAAAATATCcacgttttgttctttttagttgtaggagattacaAAATAATTTTATTTGGCTTCTGAGACTATTATTGTTTTAAACATTTATGTCCTGTAATAATTTTGGTATAATTCCTCACTTGTAGGGATGAAGTCCGATATTCTTCCATTATCGAAAAACATTGATCATGTGGCGTGTAAATTTTGAGGTGGCCACGTAATGCTGAGCAGTGAGCACGGTTTGGCCAAGCTTCTATTGGCTCTGGCTCCGGGTGCACTATTGATAAGGTTGAAAACAGGCCGGATGAATCCCGTTTCTTTCGCAACTATATAGTTTTTTCATCCCGACAGTTTTCGTTTTTTCGGGAAAATATGGAATCGGGACGGGATCAGAACCGGGACCGAAAACAGTTGAGTATTTATGCGTCCGTATTTGCGGTATACCGTATTTTACCGGGATAATCCCGTATTCATCCCGATTTGTTCCTAACCGGGATAGGCCCAGTACTTTTCCCTTATCAGCTGGTCTCCCTGGTTCCTCTCAGTTGGCGTTCGCGGCCTCCCAAATCCTCGACTGGATCGCCGCCTTCCTGTTCGATCCCGCTCCATCGATCGTCGCTCCATGCCCGGCTACAGAATCCATCGCTAGCTGCTTGTCTGTTTCTtgcctccctctcggcctcccatGTCCCGTTCGCTACTTGCTTGCTAGTCAGCTAGTACCGTTCGCCTAAATATCTGACAACTAGCTTGAAGCTTGTTCCTGTTGCCTAATTGCCTTGGCTTAGCCCTTGGCGTCCTGCTGTTTCTTGGCTCTGGGTGTGACAGCACGTGTGCATGCAGTGTAGCACAGGCGGTCAGGACTAAGGACTTAGAGCGTAGCAGCAGGAAGTAGCCAAGGTGAGCAGTTTAGCTTATTCACCTTTACTAATCATGTGAGATTTATTATTTGTTTACTTATTCCTTTTAGTTTTGTATCTTGGTTACCATACGTGGAGAAATTTTACGGTGCTTGGGAATAATA from Miscanthus floridulus cultivar M001 chromosome 11, ASM1932011v1, whole genome shotgun sequence includes these protein-coding regions:
- the LOC136494690 gene encoding uncharacterized protein, encoding MASQAIESHRAGAEVVTGGDAICRKKSIELLEELGLPKGFLPLEDIQEFGYNRQTGFMWLVQGKKKVEHTFKKIKQTVSYASEVTAFAEKGKLRKITGVKTKELMLWLSVVEVYVPEASPEKVTFKTGTGLSDTFDASAFALGE